In Candidatus Zixiibacteriota bacterium, the genomic stretch GATAAATGATGTCCTTTCCCAGGTCAGTGAAATAAGCGATATTAAGCCCGTTGCTGTCCTCGATCCGGGCCCAGTCGATAGCCTTCCATTCACCGGAATTGAAAACACAGATATAGGCAATATCTATGGAATCGGGAGCGGTTTCATCGAAAAGGAAAGTATAATTAACAACAGGAATATAATCACGGGTAACATCGAGATAACTTTTACCCGCCAGCCAGCCGGGCACGGCCTCCTGTTTTTTTGTCTGGAAAGTCAGGTTATCTTTTTGCTCGGCAAAAGTCTTTCGATAGACCTTGGCCAGTTTGTAAGCCAGATGGTAATCCCCGGGATTACTCTCGGCTCCCATAAATGGAATCACCCGGCCGTCGGCTGTGACAATGGCGTTCCAGGCATGATTATTACCGGCGTTGGCCCAGTATGGGGTGTAGTCGCTGGTCACTGCCAGGCCATTGGCTCGAAAGGCATAGATGGTGATATTGGTCATATCCTCACACCGGCCCATCTTATGATCCAGCATTTCTTTTAAGCCCAGATCAGTCGGATGCAGGTAGAAACGTCGGTCGAATCTGAACCAGGCGCGGATATCATTATTGATGATAGCGGCGGCTTCGATCGGATCGGTGGAATCCTTCATGCGGGATTCGATATCAGCGTATTTTTCCATGAAATACCGGCGCCAATCCTCCAGCGGTTCATTGCTTCCGCGGTAAGGAAGGACATAATTGCAGAAATTATTAAACGACAGATTCCCGGCCCAGGGCTTATGGCGCCAGGCTTCAAAGGCCAGGTCGATTTGATTAATAAGATAATCGGCCGTGATGATGTCTTTATCATAAATAAGGGTGTCGCGATCGAAATCAAGAGTGCCTTTTTCGGATTCGAGCGAATCGAGGGTTTCCAGGAGTTTATCATAAGTTTCGAATGAAAGGACATCAAGGTCGATTTCCTGATCAGTCGAATCATGAAGATAATAAGTCACATAGCAGTGGCCCTGCATATTGCCAATCAGGAAATGGGCGGCGGCCAGTTTCAGAGTATCAGGGTCGGTTTTATAATGTTCCAGAACCTGCCGCAGTTGGGCGGCATTATCCCCGGCATCCGATAAGACGCCGGAAACATCCTCCGGGCAGGGACTTGTCCGGGTGCACGATGAAATTATCAGCGTGAGGCCCACGATGATAACGTTTAAACCGAGATATAACCTGCCTGTCATTTAATCCTCCGATAAAGAATGACTCCGTCTGCAATGATTAAAGATGGTACGATCTTTAACCATCGATGACAAGCATTAATTACGATTGGGCGCTTTACTCGACCGTGTTGAAAAGTCGATTCCAGCGGATGCGCTGAGGGAAATGGGCCGCATTATACAGGAATAAGCGGGGAACCGAAAGCGGATCGGTCAGGCTGACGGTTGGCGCCTCGGGATCCTCGGCCCAGGAAAAATGAATTATCATCGGCCGCCCGACGATAAGATCTTCGGGTACCGGTCCCCAGAAACGGGAATCATAGGAATTATCGCGGTTATCACCCATCATGAAGTAATGATTTTCGGGAACGACATAAGGGCCCCAATTGTCACGGCTGTTCTGATTGCCGGAGGGGCGGGGCATTACTACCCGGCTGATATATTTGGAATCCGGGGCATCGGGAACGGGTTGTCCATCGACATACAGCTGTTTATCCCGGATTTCGACGGTTTGGCCGCCGACCGCGATACATCGCTTGACATAATTGATTTTCCGATCGCCGGGGAATTTGAAGACCACAATATCGCCGGGTTGCGGTTTTTTGATGGCCGGCAGGCGCCAGTCTGTCAGGGGGATGCGTGCCCCGTAGATAAATTTATTACAGACAAAAAAATCGCCGATCAAAAGAGTATCTTCCATTGAGCCGCTCGGAACCTGCATAGTTTCCGCCACCCCGGTCTTGATTATCATGGCCAGGGCAAAGGCCCAAAGAACGACCTTGATATTATCTTTAAGGCCTGATTTTGAATGCGGTGTCATTAGTCGATCCTGATGCCAGAAAGTTAATTTAATATTATATCCCCCGGGGGATATGATTGGTTCCCGATTTATTTATCATCTTCCACGATCACGGCCGTCCCGTAGGCCAGAAGTTCGGCGGCGTGATTCATGATTTGCGATGTCGAAAATCTGGCATTGACGATAGCATTGGCGCCATCCTTGACCGCTTCCTCGATCATGCGATCAATGGCCTGTTCACGGGTCTCGGCCAGCATCTTGGTGTACTCCCTGATTTCCCCGCCGATCAAATTACGCAGGCTGGCCATAATATCTTTTCCGATATGGCGGACCCTGACCGAATTCCCCCTGACCAGTCCCAGCTGTTTGATGATTTTCTTGCCGGGAATAAAATCTGTCGTGACAACGATCATCTTTGAACCTCTCTGTAACGATCACGTGTGTAAGCAAACAATCGCTCTCGAATTGCGGAAACAAGCAGTACGACCATTCCGAGACCGCCGGCTCCGATACCGATTTTTAAAATAAGCGGTTGGGCCGGGTCCATGAAGAAACCTTTGACCAGGCAAAACAGGGCGAAGCCCAGGATGATTATAACCCCGATGGAAAGGAGAATCCATCCCAGTCCCAGTTCCAGGCGGCGATAGAGACTGCGCCAGTAATGATCCCAGACATGTTCCGGAATATCGGCATAACGCATAGCACCCGTCACCTCTTTCAGCCGGAGAAAAGTATTCATTTCCTTCCGGCATTCCTCGCATCCGGCCATATGTTTTTCGAACTCGGTTCTCTCTTCGGGCGATAGTTCGCCGTCGATATAGCCGGACAGCATAATCCTGTAATTTTTTTCATTTAAATTCATCACATAACTTTGCCAGTTTTTTTCGCGCATAATACAGGCGCGACATTACCGTTCCTTTCGGGATTTTAAGCAATTTGGCTATTTCATCGTATGATAGCTCCCGAAAGTGTTTCAACATCAAAATTTCCCTGTCCTCGAAATCAAGCTTCATCAGGGCATTTCTCAAGCATATGGCCTCCTCCTGTCTGATAAACTTTGTCTCCGGATTGCTCTCTTCCACCAGTAAAAAAGTGGTATCGTCAATATCGACCTCCTTTGACTCACGTTTTTCCCGACGTTGAAGGGTGTCTTTGCAAAGGTTGGCTATGATGGAATAAAACCAGGGGAAAAAGGACTGCGACGGATCGAACCGCCGGGCGGATTTGAAGACTCGTATAAACGCCTCCTGCGAGATATCATAAGCCTCATCCCGATTACCAACCATTCCCAAGGCCAGGTAGTAAGCCTTTCTTTTATATCTTTCGACCAGTTTTTTCATGGCCGCCTTTTGGCCTTTCTGCACGGCCGCCATCAGGCCGCTGTCGTCGATTTCGATAGTCTTCAAAGGATATACCCGGCTGATTTGGTTTTATTCGATTTTATGCCGATTTTTGGTCAATTTTAATAATATTAATCAATGGAAATGTTGATACCGTTTGGGAGACTGATCATCCGATCAATTTCCTTCCTGCGTTCCGGCTTATTTAACTCTCTGATAGATATAATCTTACGTCCGGACCTTCCTTTGCTGTCGGTTTTTTCGACGGCAAAATGATGATCAGCCAGCCCGGCAATCTGATGGAGATGAGTGATAACTAGCAGTTGCGCCTCTCTGGCGGCGGCCGCGAGTCTTCCGGCAACCAGATTGGCGGTTTGCCCTCCGATTCCGGCATCGATTTCATCGAAAACCATCAACGGGCGAAATTCCTTATAGTACTTTTTATCGGCGGCTTTAATAGCCAGCATGATTCGGGATATTTCCCCTCCTGAGGCCGTCCGGGCCAACGGCTTGAATGGCTCGCCGGGATTGGCGGAAATAAGAAAGCGACCGGTTTCCCATCCCAACGGTCCAGGTTTCAGTTTTCTTTTCTCGAACTCGATTCCATCCGGGTCGGACTCATAATCAAATTCAAACTCGAATCTGGCGGCTTCCATCCCGACCAGTTCCAGTTCCTGTCCGACTCTTGCGGCCAGATCGGCCGCGGCTTTACGTCGTTCGGCGGATATTTCACCGGCTTGCCTGCAATATTTATGGCGCAGATCTTTTTCTTCCGTACCCAAGATTCGGAGACGATCATCGACATCGATTTTAACCATCAATTGTTCATTAATCCGTGTGAGGGTGGTCAGTATGGCTTCCTCGGATCCGCCGTATTTTTTCTTCAGGCGGTAAATCTCGTCGAGCCTGAGATTGATTGCCTCCAACCGCTCGGGGTCATCGGGGATATCAGATAAGTAAGCTTCGATTTCGGATCGAAGTTCCTCGAGATTGATAATAGCCTGATCGAGCATTTCGGCCTTTTTTTCAAGTGATTTGTCCAACCCCGCCATGGTGGTCAGTTCCCGGCGGCAGGTATTCAATATTGACAGGGCGGTGCTATCATCACCGTCAAGAAGAGACAAGATGAGATTCGATTTTTCACCCAGCACCTGGGAGGAATCGAGAATTTTGCGTTCCGCCAGAAGTTCCTCCTCTTCGCCGGCGCGGATACGGGCCTTTTCAATTTCCTCTTTCTGGAAGAGCAATAACTCCCGTTCGTTACGTTCGGTGTCGCGGCGGGCTTCAAGGCCGGCGAGATCCCGTTTAACGCCCTGCCATCCGTGATATACATCCTGAAGGGCTTCGATCGGGTGGGTCAGTCCGGCATAGCGATCGAGAAATAACAGGTGGTTTTTTTCATCGAGTAATTGCTGATGTGAATGCTGGCCAAATAACTCGGCAAGATGGGCGGTGATTTCGCGCAACTGCACCAGCGGGACCATCCGGCCGTTGATAAAGCTCCGGGAAGCCCGATTTTCGGGGATTTCCCGGCGCAGGATGATAATGCTCTCCTCGTATTCAATTTGGAGGCTATCGAGTATGCGTTTGATGGTATCGTTACCGGAGAGATCGAATTCACCCTCGATTACGGCCAGTTTGGTGCCCGACCGAATATCGTCCTTGTCAGCTTTTTCGCCGAGTAGTTGGGCGATGGCGCCGACAATGATTGATTTCCCGGCCCCGGTTTCGCCAGTCAGGACATTCAGGCCCGGTTTGAAATCGATTTCCAGACGATCGACCAGGGCGAAATTTTCTATGGCCAGATGTTTTAACATAATGTCTATTTCTTGCGGCTTTTTATCAGGTTGGCGATTTCCTCGGCCAGCCGCCGGGCGGTTTCATTATCGCCGTCATCTTCAGCCGCTTTGAGTTCCGCTTTCAGGCGGTCAATAATTCTCTCGCGCCGGAAATAAAGGATTTGATTTAAGTAATCCCGAATCATGGTTGGGGCGTTGTCGCGATTCCAGTCGCGGTTGGCCAGTGCTGTCAGATCGGAAATCAGGGATTTATCCTCGAGCAGATCCACCAGAGTATCAACCGTAACCGCCCCTTCGGTTTCGTAAGCCGACAGGATATGAGCATATAAACGTCCCAGTTCAGTCATCTGGAAATCATCAGAGGACAATTTACCCCGGACGGTATCAATGAAATCAGGGAAATTAATAATGAGTGAGAGGAGATCACGTTCAAAATCATTGACCTTGCGCGGTTCCCTGATTTGAGTCGTCGGCCGTTCCTGTTTGAGAGCGGGAGCGAGCAGATTAAAAAAGCTACCGGGATCAACCCGGAGAATAGAAGCGGCTTCGGTTATAAAAATATCGCGGCGGGTTCGATCGCTGAGGCGTCCGGCCAGTTCGGCCAGTTCCTTGATTAGTTTTTCCTTTCCGATAATCCCCTGTTTTTTCAAATCGATATCCCGGGTTCGGAATTCCAGGTAGGGAAGAGCCTGTTCCCGGATTTTCTCAATACCATCGGCGCCGCTTTTGACGGCGACGGAATCAGGATCCTCGCCCTCCGGGGGGACCATCACTTTGACCTCCATCCCGGCATCATAGAGAACATCAACCGATCGCACGGCGGCGGTCTGTCCGGCCGAATCGGCGTCGAAAAAGAGGCAGGCCATTTCTGCGAAGCGAGCCAGAAGGCGTGCCTGGGCCGCGGTGAAGGCGGTTCCCGATGAGGCCACCACATTTTTAATCCCGGCCTGATGAAGCGAAATCAAATCGAAATATCCCTCGACAATAATAACCTCGTTTTTCTCCCGGATAGACTGGCGGGCGAAATTTAAACCATAGAGGACATTACTTTTGGAATATAAAATTGTTTCGGGGGAGTTGACATATTTGGCCGGTTCGCCTTTTCTCAGGGTTCGTCCGCCGAAGGCGATCGGTTTATCGCTCAAATTGAAGATCGGGATCATCAGGCGCTGGCGAAAACGGTCGTAGTATTTATCGTTTTTTTCCGAATAGCTGACCAGTCCTGCTTTGACCAGTTCTTTGGGGAACAGTTCTTTTTTCAGGGCATAGTTGAGAAAACCGTCCCATTCTTCGCCGGCCAGGCCGATTTGAAAGAATTCGATCGACTGGCCGGTTAGTTTGCGGGTTTCTTTGAGGTACCGGGAAATCTGATGCCGGTAGCGCTCGATTCGCATGGTCTTGCGGAAATAATCAAGGGCCACCTGGTGAGCATAGTGCAACCGCTCCAGCTCTTCTTTATAGGCACTGCTGACTTTTTTCTCCGGGATGGTAATTCCGGCGCGGGCGGCCAGATGGCGCACCGCTTCGACAAAGGTCATATTTTCATGTTCCATGAGGAAAGTGAAAACATTACCGCCTTTGCCGCATCCGAAACAATGGTAAATTTGTTTGTGGGGTGAGACCGAGAATGAGGCCGTTTTCTCATCATGAAAAGGACAGAGGGCCAGATAATTCAGGCCGCGTTTTTTTAGCCGGATGTACTGACTTAAAACATCCACGATATCGCTTGACTGGCGAACCTGTTCGATTATATCCTGTGGAATAATACCGGCCATTATTTCAGCTTCACAATCGTTACCCCGGCGCCGCCCTCATTCCAATCGCCCAGACGGAATTCTTTTACGGCCGGATGTTGTTTTAAGAAAGCGCCCAGGTTTTTACGCAGGGCGCCGGTCCCTTTGCCGTGAACGACATAAATCTGAGTCAAACCGGTCAGGACCGCCGAATCGAGAAATTTGTCCAGCGTCTCTTTGGCCTCCTCCACCGTCATGCCCATAAGATGAATTTCCGGACCGGGGGCCGAGAGATCGCGGGCTCCGACACTGCCTCCGGTCGCTCCGGAGTCTTTTTTATAATCAGTGATTTTTTTGAGTTCTGTCACCGGCACGGTACTCATGATATTTCCGATTCTTACTTTAGCCCGGTCATCACCGGCGAGACCGACGAATTCACCTTCTCTGCGGAGGGAATCTATCAAAACCATATCGCCGGGTTCCAATTGGTCGGGGCGGCTTTTTCGGGGAATATATTTGTGCTTAAGATGATCTATCTTAGCGGCGCGATCTTTCAGGAATTTATGAGTCTGTTTGACCGATTCACTCGAGGCCTTGCTCTCGCGGATCTGTTTGACCAGGCGCTCGATTTCTGTCCGGGATTCGTAGAGGGTTGATTCCAGTTCCCCGAGATGACGTTTCTTTATCTCGTCGATTTCAACTTCCAGGTTATTTATCCGGGTATTGTACTGCTCCTCGAGCCGGGAGGCGCTGGTCAGTTTCTGCTCCAGCGCGGTTTTATCATGACGGAGAATCGACAACTCCTTTTCCAGCGATTCTATCAGCGTGGTCAGGGAGCGCTCGCCTTTGCCAAGCAATTGGGCCGCGCGGCCGGCGATATCCTCGGGCAGGCCGAGGCGCCGGGCGATTTCAACGGCATAGGATCCGCCCGGGATGCCGACCTGAAGGCGGAAGGTGGGGCGGAGGGAAGCCCGGTCGAATTCGTATGAAGCGTTTTCTATTTCCGGCTGAATCATGGGCAGGGTTTTCAACTGGGAATAATGGGTTGTCACAATCAATTTGGCTCCGCGGCCAATCAGTTTGAGGATGATGGCCTCGGCCAGGGCGGCACCCTCCTTGGGATCGGTACCGGCCCCGATTTCATCCAGCAGAACCAGACTTTCAGAACCGGCATGGGAAACGGCATAAATAATCTGCCGGATGTGCGAGGAAAAGGTGGAAAGCGATAACTCGATCGATTGTTCATCGCCGATATCGGCAAAAACGCTTTTAAAGATGCCTATCTCGGAATCGACGCCGGCCGGGATATGCAGGCCCGACTGAGCCAGCAAGACCAGCAGTCCAACCGTCTTAAGAGCCACCGTCTTACCCCCCGTATTGGGTCCGGTGATAATCAATGCCTGGCGGGAATCATCGAGAAAAAAATCATTGGCGACAATTTCCTTTTTATTACCGGCATAGTACCAGAGAAGGGGATGCCGCGCCCGCATCAAATGGAGTTTGCCGCCGGTTATCAGCCGCGGCTGCCGGCCATCGGTCTTGATGGAAAAAGCCGCGGCGGCATGGATGTAATCGAGAATCCCGATCAACTCGCAGTTGGCCAGGAGTCGATATGAGCCTTCACCGATGAGGGTAGTGATATGTTTTAAAATCCGGTCGATTTCCAGCCTTTCATCCTGCATCAGATGAACCAGCCGGTTATTAGATTCGACCACTTCGTTGGGTTCGACAAAAAGAGTAGCCCCGGATTGGGAGCGGTCGTGGATGATGCCGGAATTGTGATGAAACTGCCCGGCGATAACCGGGATGACATAACGCCCATCGCGCTGCATAACGGTATCATCCTGCCACCCGGGGGATTTGGCTTTTTCCTGGAGGATATGTTCGAGCCGATGGATCAAGTTTCGTCGGGTTTCGCCGATATCGCGGCGAAGCTGTTTTAATTTCTGCGAGGCACCATCCAGGATTTCCCCGTTGAAATCGATAGTTTTAACGATTTCTGATTTAATCTCCGGAAAGGGATGCAACTCGGTCAGATATTCAGTAATGCGGGGGAAATTCTGCCGTTCCGAGCGGGCATAATCATGCAGTTCGGCGGAGATATCTATCAATTCCCTTATTTTCAGAATATCTTTGGGATCGAGACGCATGCCCTGAGTCCGGGACTGAACAATCAATTTGGTAACATCCTCAAGACGGGCCAGGGGAAAGGCATCGCCGAATTGAACGATATCTTTCATCTGGGTGACTTCATCGAGCCGGACGCAGATCGATTCCGGATCGACCGACGGGCCGGTGCGGTCGATCAGGTCGATTCCGTAGGGCGTCAGGCAGAGACCTTTCAAGATGGAAAGGATTTTGAAATATTCCAGGACGTCCAGGGTATGTCTGTCAAAACCGTGTATCATGGTACATAATAAATAAAAAGCCGGTAAATTACCGGCTCAAATATAAGAATTTATCCCGTTTATCAAACAGCTTATTTGATTAATTCGACTCCCGGGATCCGAAATAGCGGTCCATCTGGTAAATTACCCGGTAAACCTGTTCCCGCGATTTGGAGAGTTCCTGCCGATCGGTACTGGAGAGATCAGCGGACGGTTTTTGCAACAGGGTTTTTTCCACCTTAACCATGAAACTGGGATTTTTGGGGTGAAGCGTGGAGCTTCCCTCATAAAGGGAGGAGAGGGTTTTGGCAAAGGTCGGTCCGAGGAAAGATTGGTCGAAATCCGTATAAAAGCGGTCGGGCATGGGGATAAGAAATACAACAAAGGTCAGGAAACTCAGAATCATCCAGCCCCTCAAAGCACCGACAAAAGCCCCCCCGAGCTGATCTT encodes the following:
- the recN gene encoding DNA repair protein RecN, with the translated sequence MLKHLAIENFALVDRLEIDFKPGLNVLTGETGAGKSIIVGAIAQLLGEKADKDDIRSGTKLAVIEGEFDLSGNDTIKRILDSLQIEYEESIIILRREIPENRASRSFINGRMVPLVQLREITAHLAELFGQHSHQQLLDEKNHLLFLDRYAGLTHPIEALQDVYHGWQGVKRDLAGLEARRDTERNERELLLFQKEEIEKARIRAGEEEELLAERKILDSSQVLGEKSNLILSLLDGDDSTALSILNTCRRELTTMAGLDKSLEKKAEMLDQAIINLEELRSEIEAYLSDIPDDPERLEAINLRLDEIYRLKKKYGGSEEAILTTLTRINEQLMVKIDVDDRLRILGTEEKDLRHKYCRQAGEISAERRKAAADLAARVGQELELVGMEAARFEFEFDYESDPDGIEFEKRKLKPGPLGWETGRFLISANPGEPFKPLARTASGGEISRIMLAIKAADKKYYKEFRPLMVFDEIDAGIGGQTANLVAGRLAAAAREAQLLVITHLHQIAGLADHHFAVEKTDSKGRSGRKIISIRELNKPERRKEIDRMISLPNGINISID
- a CDS encoding RNA polymerase sigma factor → MKTIEIDDSGLMAAVQKGQKAAMKKLVERYKRKAYYLALGMVGNRDEAYDISQEAFIRVFKSARRFDPSQSFFPWFYSIIANLCKDTLQRREKRESKEVDIDDTTFLLVEESNPETKFIRQEEAICLRNALMKLDFEDREILMLKHFRELSYDEIAKLLKIPKGTVMSRLYYARKKLAKLCDEFK
- a CDS encoding DNA primase, coding for MAGIIPQDIIEQVRQSSDIVDVLSQYIRLKKRGLNYLALCPFHDEKTASFSVSPHKQIYHCFGCGKGGNVFTFLMEHENMTFVEAVRHLAARAGITIPEKKVSSAYKEELERLHYAHQVALDYFRKTMRIERYRHQISRYLKETRKLTGQSIEFFQIGLAGEEWDGFLNYALKKELFPKELVKAGLVSYSEKNDKYYDRFRQRLMIPIFNLSDKPIAFGGRTLRKGEPAKYVNSPETILYSKSNVLYGLNFARQSIREKNEVIIVEGYFDLISLHQAGIKNVVASSGTAFTAAQARLLARFAEMACLFFDADSAGQTAAVRSVDVLYDAGMEVKVMVPPEGEDPDSVAVKSGADGIEKIREQALPYLEFRTRDIDLKKQGIIGKEKLIKELAELAGRLSDRTRRDIFITEAASILRVDPGSFFNLLAPALKQERPTTQIREPRKVNDFERDLLSLIINFPDFIDTVRGKLSSDDFQMTELGRLYAHILSAYETEGAVTVDTLVDLLEDKSLISDLTALANRDWNRDNAPTMIRDYLNQILYFRRERIIDRLKAELKAAEDDGDNETARRLAEEIANLIKSRKK
- a CDS encoding zf-HC2 domain-containing protein; amino-acid sequence: MNLNEKNYRIMLSGYIDGELSPEERTEFEKHMAGCEECRKEMNTFLRLKEVTGAMRYADIPEHVWDHYWRSLYRRLELGLGWILLSIGVIIILGFALFCLVKGFFMDPAQPLILKIGIGAGGLGMVVLLVSAIRERLFAYTRDRYREVQR
- a CDS encoding YbjQ family protein — its product is MIVVTTDFIPGKKIIKQLGLVRGNSVRVRHIGKDIMASLRNLIGGEIREYTKMLAETREQAIDRMIEEAVKDGANAIVNARFSTSQIMNHAAELLAYGTAVIVEDDK
- a CDS encoding transglutaminase domain-containing protein; this encodes MTGRLYLGLNVIIVGLTLIISSCTRTSPCPEDVSGVLSDAGDNAAQLRQVLEHYKTDPDTLKLAAAHFLIGNMQGHCYVTYYLHDSTDQEIDLDVLSFETYDKLLETLDSLESEKGTLDFDRDTLIYDKDIITADYLINQIDLAFEAWRHKPWAGNLSFNNFCNYVLPYRGSNEPLEDWRRYFMEKYADIESRMKDSTDPIEAAAIINNDIRAWFRFDRRFYLHPTDLGLKEMLDHKMGRCEDMTNITIYAFRANGLAVTSDYTPYWANAGNNHAWNAIVTADGRVIPFMGAESNPGDYHLAYKLAKVYRKTFAEQKDNLTFQTKKQEAVPGWLAGKSYLDVTRDYIPVVNYTFLFDETAPDSIDIAYICVFNSGEWKAIDWARIEDSNGLNIAYFTDLGKDIIYLPGLYLDKSIVPCGAPVLLGDTTARFAADTINTVTLRLTETTTMEHAPSTDGVARVKLTPGVEYELLFWNNNEWQSFGKKTAGTGPLVFEKVPSGTLYWLVAEEKDREERIFYWNGTDARWL
- the lepB gene encoding signal peptidase I; the encoded protein is MTPHSKSGLKDNIKVVLWAFALAMIIKTGVAETMQVPSGSMEDTLLIGDFFVCNKFIYGARIPLTDWRLPAIKKPQPGDIVVFKFPGDRKINYVKRCIAVGGQTVEIRDKQLYVDGQPVPDAPDSKYISRVVMPRPSGNQNSRDNWGPYVVPENHYFMMGDNRDNSYDSRFWGPVPEDLIVGRPMIIHFSWAEDPEAPTVSLTDPLSVPRLFLYNAAHFPQRIRWNRLFNTVE
- a CDS encoding endonuclease MutS2, which gives rise to MIHGFDRHTLDVLEYFKILSILKGLCLTPYGIDLIDRTGPSVDPESICVRLDEVTQMKDIVQFGDAFPLARLEDVTKLIVQSRTQGMRLDPKDILKIRELIDISAELHDYARSERQNFPRITEYLTELHPFPEIKSEIVKTIDFNGEILDGASQKLKQLRRDIGETRRNLIHRLEHILQEKAKSPGWQDDTVMQRDGRYVIPVIAGQFHHNSGIIHDRSQSGATLFVEPNEVVESNNRLVHLMQDERLEIDRILKHITTLIGEGSYRLLANCELIGILDYIHAAAAFSIKTDGRQPRLITGGKLHLMRARHPLLWYYAGNKKEIVANDFFLDDSRQALIITGPNTGGKTVALKTVGLLVLLAQSGLHIPAGVDSEIGIFKSVFADIGDEQSIELSLSTFSSHIRQIIYAVSHAGSESLVLLDEIGAGTDPKEGAALAEAIILKLIGRGAKLIVTTHYSQLKTLPMIQPEIENASYEFDRASLRPTFRLQVGIPGGSYAVEIARRLGLPEDIAGRAAQLLGKGERSLTTLIESLEKELSILRHDKTALEQKLTSASRLEEQYNTRINNLEVEIDEIKKRHLGELESTLYESRTEIERLVKQIRESKASSESVKQTHKFLKDRAAKIDHLKHKYIPRKSRPDQLEPGDMVLIDSLRREGEFVGLAGDDRAKVRIGNIMSTVPVTELKKITDYKKDSGATGGSVGARDLSAPGPEIHLMGMTVEEAKETLDKFLDSAVLTGLTQIYVVHGKGTGALRKNLGAFLKQHPAVKEFRLGDWNEGGAGVTIVKLK
- a CDS encoding CvpA family protein; the protein is MNYVDIILLILLVAAVIIGSKKGLVRELMALVVLTATVIVSINYIDIIATKVYEQLGGSPLLTAILSFIILLAFVYAVFKLLGMLFYKFANLQRLGKKDQLGGAFVGALRGWMILSFLTFVVFLIPMPDRFYTDFDQSFLGPTFAKTLSSLYEGSSTLHPKNPSFMVKVEKTLLQKPSADLSSTDRQELSKSREQVYRVIYQMDRYFGSRESN